aactgaactgtgctgaaatccaaaacatgcgaGCTATTCTCATGGTACTTTcgtagcatggaaacatggaatactagatgtaCTCTTGATAAGCTGGGTAGTAATGCGAGTTTGTAGGCCACCTcgccaactctctcaaggatctaaAAAGGaacaatatacctagggctcaacttgccattcttcccaaaccgcatcatgcccttcataggcaaaactctgAGAAATACACTCTCTCTCACCATATAAGCTACATCCTGAAtcttccgatccacataactcattttcctagactgagctataAGAAGTCGTTCCTGGAtgaccttaaccttctccatagcatcgcgaaccaaatcagtgcccaacaacaaagcctctccgggctcaaactaaccaatcagcgaacgacatcgcctcccaaaTAAGGCCTCATACGTCGCCATCTaaatacttgattggtagctgttgttgttggCGAACTATGCAAGAGGTGAGAATTGGTCCCATGAacctccgaaatccataacacaagaatgtaacatgtcctccaagatctgtatagtgcgctcagactgtccatccGTTTGAGGATGAAACATTGTGTTCAGCTCAagccgcgtgcctaactcacactgcacaactctccaaaaaggcgatgtgaactgcgtgcctcagCCATAAATGATGGAAATAGGAATGTCGTACATGTGgataatctcctgaatgtaaatctgagccaacctctttgaagaataggaagtcatcaTCGAAATGAAGTGCACAGACTTAGTCAACTAGTGCGCAATAACCCAGACTACATCATATTTCTTCAAGGTTTGTggcaagcctaccacaaaatccatagtgatgcactcCCTCCACTTCCACTCTAGTATCTCTAATATCTGAGTTAGTCCACCCGGTTTTTGATATTcatacttcacctattgacaattcaaacaccgggATACATAAGCatcaatgtctttcttcattctccaccACCATTAGTGTTGTCTGCCACCagtagtgttgtttcaagtcacggtacatcttcgtgatacctgggtgaatagaatagcaTGAATTGTGCACCTCCTCAAGGATAAAATCTTTCAACCCATCAATATTTGAAACAAAAATCCGGCCTTGAagtcgcataacaccatcatcaccaatcacaacatccttggcaccaccccgatGCACCACatccttcaacaccaacaagtgaagATCATCAAAATGGCGAGCCTTGATACGTTCCAACAACAAAGACTGTGCCACAACATAACCAAGAACCCGGCTGAGAtccaaaacatctaatctcacaaaccggttggctaaagcctgaacatccatgtctagtggcctctctgccactacattggcctttcctggatgatataatatggtgatatcatagtctttcaacaactctaaccatctcctatgacgcaaattaaggtctttcttCTTGAATAGGTATTGGAGACTCAGATGGTCAGAATAGACCTCAATATCTATATTTACAAAATATCAACACAAAGAAGGTGAAATACACGAAACATTAAAGAACCACAGAATAAATGGAGAATATCCAACATCTCGGAATCTCAACCTTTACCAATTCATCAGTAAAGGACAACTAAATAACTCACTTAAGCAAAAACAACATGATATAGTACATCAAATAATATAAGAACAACAAATGAAAGTAAAATATATGACAATTAGAATATACAATTAAGGAAAATAGAAACATGTAGCAGGTaaacaagaatcatgtgagaagTAAATAAATTGAAGCAAATAATAATTAAAGAAGAATTTAACAGGTATAGCATAGATGCCAAGCCAGAACATGTAGCAATTGAAGCATACAACAAATATAACATGGAACAAATGAAGACATAGAAGCAAATAGCCCAATCCTGCATGCTAAACCCCATGACGGCGCATATACACTAAATATCTCCCATATACGCTGTTTcccccacataattcacataacaaatagtttaacaAGTcataattctctcaagtcaaggttagacccaatacttacctcacttGACGAACAAAGAAATCAACCAACCATGGCCTTGCCTTAAGcttccaaaccaaccaaatctatccaaatacagttcaaataatacaaaataagctttagaaataaCATACGAATAAAAAAGATTCGATCTTTGATGATATTGGaataagtcaacaaaagtcaaccccgacccCACTTGTTTaaaactcgagattcggaccaaaatccgattacccatGCACCCCGAGCCTGGTTATGTGATTTCTTTTGAAATccaaccccaatttgaggtctaaatctcaattttaaaaaatctccaatttctacccaaatccctaatttctaccatgaaaatcttaTATTTGATATTGAAAACACATAAAAGGTATTGGTTAAGTGAAAGGAAATGGATAAAAGTTGCTtatcaatgaatttgggaagaaaaatctcttgaaaaatcgcctctagattGTTTGGGTTTGAGAAATTGTATGAAATGAGCTAATTCCCGATTTTCTCCTCTTTTACCCAACTacaaatgtcgcaattgcgaactcttgttcgcaattgcgaccatggCAAATGTGAAGCACAGGTCACAAATTCGAACTATGCATCAGAAGCACAAAAGTCGCAAATGACACAATTAGTTTACAAATGCAAATAGccccttcttcgcaaatgcgtcaaaaagcatcgcaaatgcgaagctgacTCAGGTCACCTATGATCGCATGTGACCACTATCTTCATAAAAGCGACCAGTGACAGTTTGCAAAAGCGAACCcattcctcgcaaatgcgagatcaccCATCCTAgtccatgctcgcaaatgcgaactttttGTTCccaaaagcgaggctcgcaattgcgagatgtGCTTCAGATACCAGAAGCAAACACTATACCAGCAGTCCTCAAACTATCCAAACTCATCCGTAGCATATTTAAAACTCACCCGGCCCctcgggatccaaaccaaacatgtagataaaacatcatacgaactcgataacgcaatcaaaataccaaaataacatataaaaccACGAATAGGACATCATAAcgcatgaaattcaaaagaaaactgTAGA
This sequence is a window from Nicotiana tomentosiformis chromosome 5, ASM39032v3, whole genome shotgun sequence. Protein-coding genes within it:
- the LOC138892148 gene encoding uncharacterized protein, with translation MDVQALANRFVRLDVLDLSRVLGYVVAQSLLLERIKARHFDDLHLLVLKDVVHRGGAKDVVIGDDGVMRLQGRIFVSNIDGLKDFILEEVHNSCYSIHPGITKMYRDLKQHYWWQTTLMVVENEERH